Proteins encoded together in one Zonotrichia leucophrys gambelii isolate GWCS_2022_RI chromosome 1, RI_Zleu_2.0, whole genome shotgun sequence window:
- the TSC22D1 gene encoding TSC22 domain family protein 1 isoform X3 gives MNAQCCRPVAMDLGVYQLRHFSISFLSSLLGTDTSSLRLDSSSSGASVVAIDNKIEQAMDLVKSHLMYAVREEVEVLKEQIKELIEKNSQLEQENTLLKTLASPEQLAQFQAQLQTGSPPSSSQSQGTAQQPAQPASQGSGPSA, from the exons ATGAATGCCCAATGTTGTAGACCGGTGGCAATGGATCTAGGAGTTTATCAACTAAGACACTTCTCGATTTCGTTCTTATCGTCATTGCTGGGCACCGACACCTCGTCCCTGAGGCTCGACAGTAG CTCCTCTGGTGCAAGCGTAGTAGCTATCGACAACAAAATCGAGCAAGCGATG GATCTGGTAAAGAGTCACTTGATGTACGCTGTAAGGGAGGAAGTGGAGGTCCTCAAAGAGCAAATCAAAGAGCTGATAGAGAAGAACTCGCAGCTGGAGCAAGAGAACACTCTGCTAAAAACACttgccagcccagagcagcttgCCCAGTTCCAAGCACAGCTGCAGACTGGTTCTCCGCCTTCCTCTTCCCAGTCacaagggacagcacagcagcctgctcAGCCAGCATCACAGGGCTCAGGGCCTTCAGCATAG
- the TSC22D1 gene encoding TSC22 domain family protein 1 isoform X4 gives MDLVKSHLMYAVREEVEVLKEQIKELIEKNSQLEQENTLLKTLASPEQLAQFQAQLQTGSPPSSSQSQGTAQQPAQPASQGSGPSA, from the exons ATG GATCTGGTAAAGAGTCACTTGATGTACGCTGTAAGGGAGGAAGTGGAGGTCCTCAAAGAGCAAATCAAAGAGCTGATAGAGAAGAACTCGCAGCTGGAGCAAGAGAACACTCTGCTAAAAACACttgccagcccagagcagcttgCCCAGTTCCAAGCACAGCTGCAGACTGGTTCTCCGCCTTCCTCTTCCCAGTCacaagggacagcacagcagcctgctcAGCCAGCATCACAGGGCTCAGGGCCTTCAGCATAG